One window of Candidatus Thermoplasmatota archaeon genomic DNA carries:
- a CDS encoding heparan-alpha-glucosaminide N-acetyltransferase, whose translation MGPDITVNKKRLLLAPVRICTHTIKKRSSQRFIELDILRGIAILLMIFFHILWDLDYFGIVPLNHQIYAFQKIAPIMFFLLLGMCLVVSTNNTQKGNPDKQKKYRNHLILRGLKIFSFGMILTTGSFIFIPDRPVIFGVLHCIGVSIILSIPFLYRSTITKIVSSGVVMIAGYFFGQYIVPYPSAVHLAIGFHQTNVYSYTVDYFPIFPWLGVCLLGMALADIFYADNTRRIPSFALSKSKPCLMVSWLGRHSLSVYMVHQPIIAGIILLYIFL comes from the coding sequence ATGGGACCAGATATTACGGTAAATAAGAAAAGATTATTACTTGCCCCGGTACGGATATGTACACATACGATTAAGAAACGATCATCACAGCGGTTTATTGAACTGGATATACTCAGAGGCATCGCAATTCTTCTCATGATTTTTTTCCATATCCTCTGGGATCTTGATTATTTCGGTATTGTACCGTTGAATCATCAAATCTATGCATTTCAAAAAATCGCACCAATCATGTTTTTCCTACTTCTTGGCATGTGTCTTGTTGTAAGTACCAACAACACTCAGAAGGGAAACCCAGATAAACAGAAAAAATATAGAAATCATCTGATTCTTCGAGGATTAAAAATTTTTAGTTTCGGGATGATCCTGACGACAGGAAGCTTTATTTTTATTCCCGATCGGCCAGTTATTTTTGGTGTGCTTCATTGTATCGGTGTTTCAATTATCTTAAGTATTCCTTTTCTGTATCGAAGCACAATTACAAAAATTGTGTCATCGGGAGTGGTCATGATTGCTGGTTACTTTTTCGGACAGTATATCGTACCGTATCCCTCAGCGGTTCATCTGGCGATCGGGTTCCATCAAACCAATGTCTATAGCTATACGGTTGATTATTTCCCGATTTTCCCCTGGTTGGGTGTGTGTCTCCTAGGAATGGCTCTTGCTGATATTTTTTATGCCGATAACACACGGAGAATTCCGTCATTTGCTCTCTCAAAATCGAAACCATGTTTAATGGTTTCATGGCTTGGACGGCATTCGCTGTCAGTTTATATGGTGCATCAGCCGATCATCGCTGGAATTATTCTCCTCTATATCTTCTTATAA
- a CDS encoding PKD domain-containing protein — protein MGQQTKTIVICCLCILFCIGTSLSGIKTTRAARSIYVDDSIVVGIRDGSANKPYETIQYAHDVAQDGDVIYVFEGVYNETLKITKQISIIGLNKTQTILQRDGPLYRYLVEITAPFVTLENLTLTDPNNKCSVSLVYATVDSTTIQSCIINRSSVWAIYFASSNDNTIGSCWINNTRGVNLVSSNNNVFSNNNISWCSTAGVQMMSSTNNIFYNNTFYRDVYGVFSLSGTHNITKNTFSLCTYDGIKLSNSPRTKIINNMIKNCKGNGINLDSSEHEIKRNKFTGNQIGMLISGSDNFITYNYINNSKIFGVSLGSMSKNNIFSYNRFYKNKVQVQDTGRNQWYNEERGNYWDDYTDGDRNHDGIGDIPYNVSGSVQDRYPLGIFLKPPMKPTNPSPKDGAENVGLSVTLSVRVRDNDSSLLTVYFYHATDDELVGVQYNVQSGKNASCSFRLPFETSYPWYAVVSDGKFENRSDIFIFTTRMIPPTNQKPVANPGGPYTAAINQQITFNGSQSRDPDGKIDFYRWNFGDGSSEILSINPQHTYLYPGIYTVTLTVIDNVGQSNIATTTVTVLSSIVENQPPIPRISTQGSLMLGEYLIFSASNSTDPDGSITNYSWSFGDGTRRYGSLVTHKYSQAGSYTVILKVTDDAGAQQSTSIPITIQQPKGFPGFELLIFLAALTIILSLRKKIWQRKK, from the coding sequence ATGGGACAACAAACAAAAACGATTGTAATTTGCTGTTTATGCATACTTTTCTGTATCGGTACCTCTCTTAGTGGTATAAAAACAACACGAGCAGCACGCAGCATCTATGTTGATGATTCTATCGTCGTCGGTATTCGCGATGGCAGTGCCAATAAACCCTATGAAACAATTCAATATGCTCATGATGTTGCACAAGATGGCGATGTGATCTATGTTTTTGAAGGGGTCTACAATGAGACATTGAAAATTACGAAACAGATATCTATTATTGGTTTGAATAAAACGCAGACGATTCTCCAACGAGATGGACCGCTATATCGCTATCTAGTTGAAATCACTGCTCCGTTTGTCACCTTAGAAAACCTTACCCTTACTGATCCAAACAATAAATGTTCAGTATCACTTGTCTATGCCACAGTCGATTCAACCACAATCCAAAGCTGTATCATCAATCGAAGCAGCGTCTGGGCGATCTACTTTGCCTCCTCAAATGATAACACCATCGGCAGCTGCTGGATTAACAACACAAGAGGTGTAAATCTTGTTTCGTCAAACAACAATGTTTTTTCGAACAACAACATTTCCTGGTGTTCGACTGCAGGAGTACAGATGATGTCGTCAACCAATAATATCTTCTATAACAACACCTTTTATCGAGATGTTTATGGTGTTTTTTCACTCTCCGGTACGCATAACATTACAAAAAATACGTTTTCATTGTGCACCTACGATGGGATCAAACTATCAAACAGCCCAAGAACGAAAATTATCAACAACATGATTAAGAACTGTAAGGGAAACGGGATCAACCTTGACTCATCTGAACATGAAATCAAACGAAACAAATTCACGGGAAATCAGATTGGGATGCTCATTAGCGGATCTGACAATTTCATCACCTATAATTATATCAACAACTCAAAAATTTTCGGCGTATCTCTTGGAAGTATGTCAAAAAATAATATCTTTTCGTATAACCGCTTTTATAAAAATAAAGTCCAAGTTCAAGACACCGGACGAAACCAATGGTACAATGAAGAACGGGGAAACTACTGGGATGATTACACCGATGGCGATCGAAACCATGACGGCATCGGAGACATTCCTTATAACGTCTCAGGTTCGGTTCAGGATCGATATCCGCTCGGTATTTTTTTAAAGCCACCTATGAAACCAACCAATCCTTCTCCTAAGGATGGTGCAGAAAACGTTGGTTTATCAGTCACCTTATCAGTCCGTGTTCGTGATAATGATAGTAGTCTTCTTACGGTGTATTTCTATCATGCTACCGATGATGAACTTGTCGGCGTTCAGTATAATGTTCAAAGCGGGAAAAACGCTTCTTGTAGTTTTCGACTGCCGTTTGAAACAAGCTATCCGTGGTATGCCGTTGTCAGTGATGGAAAATTTGAAAACCGTTCAGATATCTTTATTTTCACAACAAGAATGATTCCTCCTACGAATCAAAAACCAGTGGCAAACCCAGGAGGTCCGTATACCGCTGCAATTAATCAGCAGATCACCTTTAATGGATCGCAAAGCAGGGATCCTGATGGAAAGATTGATTTCTACCGATGGAACTTCGGTGATGGAAGTAGTGAGATTCTCAGCATCAACCCGCAGCACACCTACCTCTATCCAGGCATCTACACCGTGACACTGACAGTTATTGATAATGTTGGTCAGAGCAATATTGCAACAACGACGGTAACCGTACTTTCCTCAATCGTTGAAAATCAACCGCCAATACCACGGATATCAACACAAGGTTCGTTGATGCTTGGTGAATACCTTATTTTTTCTGCGTCTAATAGCACTGATCCAGATGGAAGCATTACGAATTACTCCTGGAGTTTTGGTGATGGAACACGAAGATATGGATCTCTCGTTACGCATAAATATTCTCAGGCAGGAAGCTACACTGTTATCTTAAAAGTCACTGATGATGCAGGTGCGCAACAATCGACATCTATACCCATCACCATACAACAACCAAAAGGATTTCCTGGGTTTGAACTCCTCATCTTTTTAGCAGCATTGACCATTATTCTGTCACTCCGGAAGAAGATCTGGCAGCGTAAGAAGTAA
- a CDS encoding pantetheine-phosphate adenylyltransferase, with the protein MHVCIGGTFNPLHEGHKLLIRTACAVAGPAGSVYIGITCGTQFSSYKKIPSYRERKKILQQFILEEQISTTICFGRLTDKYGPSITDDFDAIVVSPETKPTAVEINRIRQSRQKKPLQIIEIPFVLAEDAKPISSTRIRNKEIDIHGRLICRD; encoded by the coding sequence ATGCATGTCTGTATCGGTGGAACGTTCAATCCGTTGCATGAAGGACATAAACTCTTAATTCGAACCGCGTGTGCTGTTGCTGGACCTGCTGGATCAGTCTATATTGGTATTACTTGTGGGACGCAGTTTTCATCATACAAAAAGATTCCCTCATATCGTGAGCGAAAAAAGATACTACAACAATTCATCCTTGAAGAACAGATTTCAACAACGATCTGTTTCGGCAGATTAACCGATAAATATGGCCCTTCGATTACCGATGATTTTGATGCAATAGTGGTGTCTCCTGAAACAAAACCAACTGCTGTTGAAATTAATCGTATTCGTCAAAGCAGGCAGAAAAAACCACTCCAGATCATTGAAATACCCTTTGTGCTCGCTGAGGATGCAAAGCCAATCAGCTCCACCCGGATTCGAAACAAGGAAATCGATATACACGGGCGCCTCATCTGTAGAGATTAA
- a CDS encoding histone deacetylase, giving the protein MTTQVVYSSDFNNHDNQGHPENARRLDVIIQELKQSTLYHAIKMIQPEMLPEELLYTVHAPEMIQLVKDCSDRGDTWIDLDTYVCKNDYNVARLAAGGVVQLCANVLADRADNGFALVRPPGHHARYDRSMGFCLFNNAAIAAHHYAATEGNHVLIFDHDVHHGNGTQYIFYDRDDVMYQSLHLSPHYPGTGDIDEIGEGNGRGYTVNAPLSPGNGTATVTRIMDDVFLPIARQFKPDLILISAGFDSHHADPLGGLRLTADYFGELIAQFQKIQPKIICTLEGGYNLNWLGKCVLSQLGQLCNHPLHYHDTVSETKALDPTILQQLKKELKEYWTL; this is encoded by the coding sequence ATGACAACGCAGGTTGTCTACTCTTCAGACTTCAACAACCACGATAACCAAGGACATCCTGAAAACGCTCGGCGACTTGATGTCATTATTCAGGAACTCAAACAGAGCACCTTGTACCATGCAATCAAGATGATACAACCTGAGATGCTTCCTGAAGAACTGTTGTATACGGTCCATGCACCTGAAATGATCCAACTTGTCAAAGACTGTAGTGATCGTGGCGATACATGGATTGATTTAGATACCTATGTATGTAAAAATGATTACAACGTCGCTCGTCTTGCTGCCGGTGGTGTCGTACAACTCTGTGCCAACGTACTTGCTGATCGTGCTGATAATGGTTTTGCCCTCGTTCGACCACCAGGACATCATGCTCGATATGATCGATCCATGGGATTCTGTTTATTCAACAATGCGGCTATCGCAGCGCACCACTACGCAGCCACTGAAGGAAACCACGTTCTTATTTTTGATCATGATGTCCATCATGGCAACGGTACGCAGTATATATTCTATGATCGAGATGATGTGATGTATCAATCTCTCCATCTGTCACCCCATTACCCAGGAACCGGAGATATCGATGAAATCGGTGAAGGCAACGGCCGGGGATATACCGTCAACGCACCGCTTTCACCAGGAAATGGAACCGCTACAGTAACCCGCATCATGGATGATGTTTTTCTCCCAATTGCACGTCAGTTTAAACCGGATCTCATCCTCATTTCAGCGGGTTTTGATTCTCACCATGCAGACCCGTTGGGTGGTTTACGGTTGACCGCGGATTATTTCGGAGAACTCATCGCGCAATTCCAAAAGATACAACCAAAAATTATTTGTACGCTTGAAGGAGGATATAATCTTAACTGGCTTGGAAAATGTGTTCTCTCACAACTTGGTCAACTTTGCAACCATCCACTGCACTACCACGATACTGTATCAGAAACAAAAGCACTCGATCCAACAATTCTCCAACAATTGAAAAAAGAATTAAAAGAGTATTGGACGCTTTAA
- a CDS encoding DNA polymerase domain-containing protein — MADMLLGVSPEFLYFHGKKPQKIAEVHKPYFLAFSPDHQPLDSVRKNLIHTWETQKQTHEKMEKIVGFGPCKTYRSFCEYQKTRDVFKVYTKASYMVPEVSDFLFFDQNLCTAEHDIPYHQRVLVDLAAENKAWLFDTQGVPTKANIFIYDIEIVNYEEGKKDLPIDIIGYADFTITFASEKNLDREEFHFELIDLPKSWEEVEVSQLCAHSTDDEIQNLLKLCDLITSHDIISGHNITGFDNLHLIGRITKLAQTYADSVSREEQQIFDDFLTKWSRFDKSFHFGVGSEVAHLYPCSFDTYLAARKFYPYLDDYSLKTIAPFLNVVIPNRIHLAPDHIKIDTKTLLYNKQDIQEQIGVTLHLLQQGLPLAFTTCMPFDLLLPAGAVTMWDHMALIRGHLEKKIMPPLCRVASIAETLLRDFSDCSTKQEIVTKAKRKKEQLSKDFIRVLKYGDEMPDWVLYPYVIYNEAATDEEDVLGYHMPGGMTIKPDKDVNSHFIPWYHVVVADVGAMYPTILKAMNVGADSVRLAKKHETADEWIWLKKLPEKFFETQDVLWRRVASTERFADQGYMLGVKIDRKPGVVNRSMSGVMSMIGKIKKELQEEKKHGSTSSEVQRLKMMYQSMKGARNAGTHGILSAPTVTGRQFNLWGAAAITTKGQMILADILEYLNQRNIRVIYGDTDGIYLGCARSAGCIPAFAKALKVDVDADDSKWLTKPEVALAAIEACDAKWQQLLRYPDFDLEPEIHDAMLFVKHKNYLIFDMIKDKIEMVTKGNNFKGSDKADIARKVLEDIMIKVLQDVPEWDDEEKTREKVKNSIRLRTAEVVSTLDLSKVDLEDLTLIQSVQPAKRYKTNQDGSASVFGQRSAALEKLLGRQIRTRVKMKFVVTKKPLPGIEKPSKSGVKPIDYMYPVELIKDRKEIDLDWYKKMVENYVQGAFGLTTIQSTEQTGLDAWM, encoded by the coding sequence ATGGCTGACATGTTGCTTGGTGTATCACCTGAGTTCTTGTATTTCCATGGAAAAAAACCACAGAAGATAGCTGAGGTTCATAAACCGTATTTTCTCGCATTTTCTCCAGATCATCAACCTCTTGATAGCGTACGAAAAAATCTGATTCATACCTGGGAGACACAGAAACAAACCCATGAAAAAATGGAAAAAATCGTTGGTTTTGGACCCTGTAAGACGTATCGAAGTTTTTGTGAATATCAAAAAACACGTGATGTCTTTAAAGTTTATACAAAGGCATCGTACATGGTACCAGAGGTGAGTGATTTTCTTTTTTTTGACCAGAATCTATGCACCGCTGAACATGATATTCCGTACCATCAACGGGTGCTTGTGGATCTTGCTGCTGAAAACAAAGCATGGCTTTTTGATACCCAGGGTGTGCCGACCAAGGCTAACATTTTTATTTATGACATTGAGATCGTAAATTACGAAGAAGGAAAAAAAGACCTTCCCATCGACATCATCGGATACGCAGATTTTACCATAACTTTTGCATCAGAAAAAAACCTTGATCGTGAGGAGTTTCATTTTGAACTCATTGATCTGCCGAAAAGTTGGGAAGAAGTTGAAGTTTCTCAACTTTGTGCACATTCAACTGATGACGAGATACAGAACCTGCTGAAACTATGTGATTTGATCACCTCTCATGATATTATCTCTGGGCATAACATCACCGGGTTTGATAATCTTCATCTCATTGGTCGAATAACAAAGCTTGCTCAGACCTATGCTGATTCAGTATCTCGAGAAGAACAACAAATCTTTGATGATTTTTTAACCAAGTGGAGTCGTTTTGATAAATCATTTCATTTCGGTGTTGGATCAGAAGTTGCACATCTGTACCCATGTAGCTTTGATACGTATCTTGCGGCACGGAAATTTTATCCATATCTTGATGATTACAGTTTGAAAACCATTGCTCCTTTTCTCAATGTCGTGATTCCAAATCGAATACACCTCGCCCCAGATCATATCAAAATTGATACAAAAACTCTATTGTATAACAAACAAGATATCCAAGAACAAATCGGGGTTACACTGCATTTACTGCAACAGGGGTTACCCCTTGCATTTACCACCTGCATGCCCTTTGATCTGCTGCTTCCTGCAGGTGCTGTCACCATGTGGGATCATATGGCATTGATCCGAGGGCATCTTGAAAAAAAAATCATGCCACCGCTGTGCCGTGTTGCTTCAATCGCAGAAACGCTGCTCCGTGATTTTTCCGATTGTTCAACAAAACAAGAGATCGTTACCAAGGCGAAACGGAAAAAAGAGCAGTTGTCAAAAGATTTTATTCGAGTGCTTAAATATGGTGATGAGATGCCGGACTGGGTTCTCTATCCCTATGTAATCTACAACGAAGCAGCAACCGATGAGGAAGACGTGCTTGGGTACCATATGCCCGGCGGTATGACCATCAAACCAGATAAAGATGTTAATTCACATTTTATTCCATGGTACCATGTTGTAGTTGCTGATGTTGGTGCAATGTATCCCACGATTCTTAAGGCGATGAATGTGGGTGCTGATTCAGTTCGTCTCGCAAAAAAACATGAAACTGCTGATGAATGGATCTGGTTGAAGAAACTTCCTGAGAAATTTTTTGAAACGCAAGATGTTCTCTGGCGGAGGGTTGCATCAACGGAGCGTTTCGCTGATCAAGGGTATATGCTTGGGGTGAAGATTGACCGTAAACCAGGTGTGGTAAATCGGAGCATGTCTGGCGTTATGAGTATGATCGGAAAGATCAAAAAAGAACTCCAGGAGGAAAAAAAACATGGAAGTACTTCATCTGAGGTTCAACGGTTAAAGATGATGTATCAAAGTATGAAGGGGGCTCGAAATGCGGGTACCCATGGTATTCTTTCAGCGCCGACGGTGACCGGACGGCAGTTTAACCTCTGGGGTGCTGCTGCGATTACGACGAAAGGTCAGATGATTCTTGCCGATATCTTAGAGTATTTAAACCAGAGAAATATTCGAGTCATCTATGGAGATACCGATGGGATTTATCTGGGATGTGCACGATCTGCTGGATGTATCCCAGCTTTTGCAAAGGCGTTGAAAGTAGACGTTGATGCTGATGATTCAAAGTGGCTAACAAAACCAGAGGTTGCCCTTGCTGCAATTGAAGCGTGTGATGCGAAATGGCAGCAACTGCTTCGGTATCCTGATTTTGATCTTGAGCCTGAAATCCATGATGCAATGTTGTTTGTAAAGCATAAAAATTATCTCATATTTGATATGATTAAAGATAAAATTGAGATGGTGACGAAAGGGAATAATTTTAAGGGTTCTGATAAGGCTGATATCGCACGGAAGGTACTTGAAGATATCATGATCAAAGTGTTACAGGATGTTCCTGAGTGGGATGACGAGGAAAAAACTCGAGAGAAGGTGAAAAACAGTATCCGTCTTCGAACTGCAGAGGTGGTGTCAACGCTTGATTTATCAAAAGTTGATCTTGAAGATTTAACCTTGATTCAATCAGTTCAACCGGCGAAGCGGTATAAGACAAATCAGGATGGCTCAGCATCTGTTTTTGGGCAACGTTCTGCAGCGTTAGAAAAACTCCTTGGCCGACAGATACGAACTCGGGTAAAGATGAAATTCGTCGTTACTAAAAAGCCATTGCCAGGTATCGAGAAACCGTCGAAGAGCGGAGTGAAACCTATCGATTATATGTATCCTGTTGAGCTAATTAAGGATCGAAAAGAAATCGATCTTGACTGGTATAAGAAGATGGTTGAAAACTATGTGCAGGGGGCATTTGGGTTAACGACGATTCAGAGTACGGAGCAAACAGGATTGGATGCATGGATGTGA
- a CDS encoding C1 family peptidase: MSFEKITVIVVCLCFFGTIVSAVQSMNAEIRIAQKATDNQIDCTKCGTNFFEEPGYPPRYVMNELILAPDEEQSPKPTVLRSLPAAFSWLNYNGADWTTPARNQGSCGSCWAFGAMSCLESRINIAWNTPTLDIDTSEQYILSCLPSSGSCNGGNSYAAFKCIKSETAFGNYRNGIIPESCLPYAAEDTVPCEDKCSDWEQKLIPITACGFWNPRYPDDINAIKSQIINEGPVVTYFYVTNHFASWGNSHHSPNDYYPYVQHDSANHAVCIVGYKDDPTIPHGGYWIVKNSWGTGWGYNGFFNIEYGSLNIDNVQITWATYEAGPQPGFEFTPKNPKIHQPIQFQDTSTVLIGEITSWLWNFGDGQTSSEQNPTHHYSEAGVYNVSLTVTDTMLHEKTITKTVFVGDDQPPVTSLIATGKKGAHEWFIGSVTIRLTAVDTFSGVDYIMYKLDTQEYQRYTKNIILSSKTTEGRHTVSFYAVDRCGNQEAEQTVDINIDASDPALQITKPVENSLYLFNMKIPSQLYKTVVVGPLISTVTARDAISGVERVEFYLNNDLIGVDTTEPYQCLVNNRCVGSLCILKAVVYDNAGKTTFDSLPVSFSSFGLIKK; this comes from the coding sequence ATGAGTTTTGAGAAAATCACAGTAATCGTGGTTTGCCTATGTTTTTTTGGAACAATTGTTTCAGCAGTACAAAGTATGAATGCTGAAATAAGGATTGCTCAAAAAGCAACTGACAACCAGATTGATTGTACCAAATGTGGTACGAATTTTTTTGAGGAGCCCGGATATCCACCACGGTACGTTATGAATGAACTCATCCTTGCACCTGACGAAGAACAATCACCAAAACCGACAGTTCTCCGAAGTCTTCCCGCTGCATTCAGCTGGCTTAACTATAATGGGGCAGACTGGACAACACCTGCTCGAAACCAAGGGAGCTGTGGAAGCTGCTGGGCGTTTGGCGCTATGAGCTGTCTTGAAAGCAGGATCAACATTGCGTGGAATACACCAACACTTGATATTGACACGTCTGAGCAGTACATTCTCTCTTGTTTACCCTCGTCAGGAAGTTGTAATGGTGGTAACTCCTACGCTGCGTTTAAATGCATCAAAAGTGAAACTGCGTTTGGGAACTACCGCAATGGCATCATCCCAGAATCATGTCTCCCGTATGCTGCAGAAGACACAGTTCCCTGTGAGGATAAATGCAGCGACTGGGAGCAAAAACTCATTCCAATCACCGCATGCGGTTTTTGGAATCCACGATACCCTGATGATATCAACGCGATTAAATCACAAATCATCAACGAAGGACCGGTGGTTACCTACTTTTATGTAACAAATCATTTTGCCAGCTGGGGAAACTCCCATCACAGCCCAAATGACTACTATCCGTACGTTCAACATGACAGCGCAAATCATGCAGTCTGTATTGTTGGCTACAAAGATGATCCTACCATACCTCATGGTGGGTATTGGATTGTGAAGAACAGCTGGGGGACCGGCTGGGGCTACAATGGTTTTTTCAATATCGAATACGGGAGTCTGAATATCGACAACGTGCAGATCACGTGGGCAACCTACGAGGCAGGACCTCAACCTGGCTTTGAGTTTACCCCAAAGAACCCAAAAATACATCAACCTATCCAGTTTCAGGATACCTCAACCGTACTCATTGGAGAGATTACCAGCTGGCTGTGGAATTTTGGAGATGGGCAGACTTCTTCTGAGCAAAACCCCACTCATCACTATTCCGAGGCTGGTGTCTACAACGTTTCCTTAACTGTTACCGATACAATGCTTCATGAAAAAACCATAACGAAAACGGTGTTCGTCGGCGATGATCAACCGCCTGTCACAAGCCTCATAGCAACAGGAAAAAAAGGCGCCCATGAATGGTTTATTGGATCAGTTACCATCCGCTTGACCGCGGTTGATACGTTCTCAGGTGTTGACTATATCATGTACAAACTTGATACCCAAGAGTATCAGCGGTATACAAAAAATATTATACTTTCAAGTAAAACTACTGAAGGCAGGCATACGGTTTCGTTTTATGCAGTTGATCGCTGTGGCAACCAAGAAGCAGAACAAACTGTTGACATCAACATTGACGCTTCTGATCCTGCCCTTCAGATTACAAAACCCGTTGAAAACTCACTGTATCTCTTCAATATGAAAATACCGAGTCAGTTGTATAAAACCGTGGTGGTTGGACCATTGATATCAACTGTTACAGCACGTGATGCAATCTCAGGTGTAGAGCGGGTTGAGTTCTACCTCAACAATGATTTGATTGGTGTTGATACTACTGAACCGTATCAATGTCTGGTCAATAACCGATGTGTTGGCTCACTATGTATTCTGAAAGCGGTGGTCTATGACAATGCCGGTAAAACCACGTTTGATTCATTACCTGTCAGTTTCTCCAGTTTCGGGCTGATAAAAAAATAA
- a CDS encoding HAD family phosphatase, producing MTFQKKQQYKLILFDMDGTLLRDKTIHVYAERLGFSDELSKILASTQKSYTKIIEIGRFFAGYTQEELLAIFRQIPYNPYVSELAALLSQQPIITAIATASYQFLADDLKKRLNFHYAFGNNLLFDMNRVATGELRIHNSGLKKYQGKIYSVCKYHILKNLCRYHQISMKETIAVGDGPNDVGMIKKAGLGVAINAPDEVAQHADLVISSFEELIPYLPSGLPSVNLSINHGKPRTTR from the coding sequence ATGACATTTCAGAAAAAACAGCAGTACAAATTAATCCTTTTTGATATGGATGGCACGCTTCTTCGAGATAAAACCATTCATGTCTACGCTGAACGACTTGGGTTCTCAGATGAGCTCTCAAAAATCCTTGCAAGCACTCAGAAATCATATACTAAGATTATCGAGATTGGACGTTTCTTTGCAGGGTATACTCAAGAAGAACTCTTGGCAATCTTCAGACAAATCCCCTACAACCCGTATGTTTCCGAGTTAGCCGCTCTCCTTTCACAGCAGCCGATAATTACTGCGATTGCAACAGCAAGCTATCAGTTTCTTGCAGATGATCTAAAAAAAAGATTGAACTTTCACTATGCTTTTGGCAACAATCTCCTCTTTGATATGAACCGTGTTGCAACAGGTGAATTACGTATCCATAATTCTGGGTTGAAAAAGTATCAGGGAAAAATATATTCAGTCTGCAAGTATCATATTCTGAAAAATCTCTGTCGGTACCACCAGATTTCAATGAAAGAAACAATTGCAGTTGGCGATGGTCCAAACGATGTTGGCATGATCAAGAAGGCAGGACTTGGTGTTGCAATCAATGCACCAGACGAGGTTGCACAGCATGCAGACCTTGTCATTTCCTCATTTGAAGAACTCATCCCGTACCTTCCATCTGGTTTACCATCTGTAAACCTTTCTATTAACCACGGTAAACCAAGAACAACAAGGTAA
- the tmk gene encoding dTMP kinase, whose protein sequence is MKRFVTFEGIDGSGKSTIAQHVYRKLSEQGYPVVLTVEPTTSDLGVFVKHCITTHADPFVTAFAFIADRINHCRDIQRWLDEQKIVLCDRYAESTYAYQGVQLEPHLKKPIVWLKELSKNRILTPARTYYLDIDPELALRRIQTRPERIPFEQYDFLKKVQKNYQKICRGNRFSILDATEPIDALTEKCVSDILK, encoded by the coding sequence ATGAAACGCTTTGTAACCTTTGAAGGTATCGATGGTTCTGGAAAATCAACGATTGCACAGCATGTTTACAGAAAACTCTCAGAACAAGGGTATCCTGTAGTTCTTACGGTTGAGCCAACCACTTCTGATCTCGGTGTTTTTGTTAAACACTGCATCACGACACATGCTGATCCGTTTGTTACCGCTTTTGCATTTATCGCTGATCGAATCAACCACTGCAGAGATATTCAACGATGGCTTGATGAACAAAAAATTGTACTCTGCGACCGCTATGCAGAATCAACCTATGCATATCAAGGAGTGCAACTAGAGCCTCATCTGAAAAAACCAATCGTCTGGCTCAAGGAACTGTCGAAAAACCGAATTCTTACCCCAGCGCGAACCTACTATTTAGATATCGATCCAGAGCTTGCACTCAGGCGAATCCAAACTCGACCTGAACGAATCCCGTTTGAGCAGTATGATTTTCTCAAAAAAGTTCAGAAAAATTATCAAAAAATTTGTAGGGGAAATCGTTTCTCCATTCTTGATGCTACCGAACCTATTGATGCACTCACAGAAAAATGTGTATCAGATATTCTCAAATAA